One window of the Lactococcus lactis genome contains the following:
- a CDS encoding FAD:protein FMN transferase, whose amino-acid sequence MKILEKKSTLKISKTYRALGTVISLTIYGHQDEELLDKTYQLIKYYEQLFTVNRDQSELMAVNHKAGIEPVQVSGVVYGLTKIALEKSKEAFGFNAAIGPLVKLWHIGFSDAKLPTQAEIDEKLKIINPDRIILRDDEFSIFLPEKGMEIDLGAIAKGYIADRIKDFWDAYGISSGIINLGGNLLLVGEAPHQTDKKWRIGIRNPLTNDKKPVLQLLSGEGSVVTSGISERYLKVNDKIYHHIIDSKTGYPHLNQLASVTVLSQKSIDGEIETTRLFFADGPIENWLTENPEVYGAIFISKDKKIKAVGIPQSQIYVADQSFEFE is encoded by the coding sequence ATGAAAATTTTAGAAAAAAAGTCAACCTTGAAAATTTCCAAAACTTATCGAGCTTTAGGGACAGTCATTAGCTTAACAATTTATGGTCATCAAGACGAGGAGCTATTAGATAAAACTTATCAATTAATCAAGTATTATGAGCAGCTTTTTACGGTAAATCGTGACCAATCAGAATTGATGGCTGTCAATCATAAAGCAGGAATAGAGCCTGTTCAAGTATCAGGAGTAGTTTATGGCTTAACAAAAATAGCGCTTGAAAAAAGCAAGGAAGCATTTGGTTTTAATGCAGCAATTGGTCCTCTCGTTAAACTTTGGCATATTGGCTTTTCAGATGCTAAATTGCCAACTCAAGCAGAAATAGATGAAAAGTTAAAAATAATTAATCCAGATAGGATTATTCTAAGGGATGATGAATTTTCAATATTTTTGCCAGAAAAAGGGATGGAAATTGACTTAGGAGCGATAGCAAAAGGTTATATTGCCGACCGGATTAAAGATTTTTGGGATGCTTACGGTATCTCCTCCGGCATCATTAATCTAGGAGGAAATCTTCTATTGGTGGGAGAAGCTCCGCATCAGACAGATAAAAAATGGCGCATAGGCATTAGAAATCCTTTAACTAATGATAAAAAACCTGTGCTACAGCTTTTGTCTGGTGAAGGTTCTGTTGTGACTTCGGGAATTTCTGAGCGTTACTTGAAAGTGAATGATAAGATTTACCATCATATTATTGACTCCAAAACAGGTTATCCACACCTTAATCAGCTGGCCAGTGTTACTGTTTTATCCCAAAAATCAATTGATGGTGAAATTGAAACGACCCGATTATTTTTTGCTGACGGTCCAATTGAAAATTGGCTGACAGAAAATCCGGAAGTTTATGGCGCTATTTTTATTAGTAAAGATAAGAAAATAAAAGCCGTTGGAATTCCCCAAAGTCAGATTTATGTTGCTGATCAAAGTTTTGAATTTGAATAA
- the lysS gene encoding lysine--tRNA ligase produces MAEIEELNDQMKVRREKMENLREAGIDPFGHKFTRTHNSQELHEAYDEKTKEELHELALSGIVAGRLMTKRGKGKVGFAHLQDREGQIQLYVRKDEVGEENYEIFKKADLGDFLGVEGEIMKTDMGELSIKAKKLTFLSKALRPLPEKFHGLTDTETRYRKRYLDLISNKESFNRFVTRSKIISEIRRYMDGRGYLEVETPVLNNEAGGAAARPFYTHHNSLDIDMALRIATELHLKRLIVGGMEKVYELGRVFRNEGMDMTHNPEFTTMESYEAYADFEDIMDLTEGIFQHVAKTVVGQDVLEYDGKEINVGGKFKRVHMVDAIKEVAGVDFWPEMTFEEATALAKEHDIHVEKHFTSVGHIINEFFEKYVEETLIQPTFVFGHPKEISPLAKMNEKDPRFTDRFELFINGKEYANAFSELNDPIDQLERFEAQAKAKELGDDEATGVDYDYVEALEHGMPPTGGLGIGIDRLVMLFTGTTSIRDVLLFPTMK; encoded by the coding sequence TTGGCTGAAATCGAAGAACTTAATGACCAAATGAAAGTCCGCCGTGAAAAAATGGAAAACCTGCGCGAAGCGGGAATTGACCCATTTGGACATAAATTTACACGTACGCACAACTCACAAGAACTACACGAAGCTTATGACGAAAAGACGAAAGAAGAATTGCATGAACTTGCACTTTCAGGAATTGTCGCTGGTCGTTTGATGACTAAACGTGGTAAAGGTAAAGTCGGTTTCGCCCATCTTCAAGACCGCGAAGGCCAAATTCAACTTTATGTTCGTAAAGATGAAGTCGGCGAAGAAAATTATGAAATTTTCAAAAAAGCTGACCTCGGAGATTTCCTTGGTGTTGAAGGCGAAATCATGAAAACTGACATGGGTGAATTGTCAATTAAAGCAAAAAAATTGACTTTCCTCTCAAAAGCGCTTCGTCCTTTGCCTGAAAAATTCCATGGTTTGACTGACACTGAAACACGTTATCGTAAACGTTATTTGGATTTGATTTCAAATAAAGAAAGCTTCAATCGTTTTGTCACTCGTTCTAAAATTATCAGTGAAATCCGTCGTTATATGGATGGTCGTGGATATCTTGAAGTTGAAACTCCAGTACTTAACAATGAAGCCGGTGGTGCTGCTGCTCGTCCATTCTACACACATCATAACAGTCTTGATATTGATATGGCGCTTCGTATTGCAACTGAATTACACTTGAAACGTTTGATTGTTGGTGGAATGGAAAAAGTTTATGAACTTGGCCGTGTCTTCCGTAACGAAGGAATGGATATGACTCATAATCCAGAATTCACAACAATGGAATCTTATGAAGCTTATGCTGATTTTGAAGATATCATGGATTTGACAGAAGGAATCTTCCAACATGTTGCTAAAACAGTGGTTGGTCAAGATGTTCTTGAATACGATGGTAAAGAAATTAATGTTGGCGGAAAATTCAAACGTGTTCACATGGTTGATGCCATCAAGGAAGTTGCTGGAGTTGATTTCTGGCCTGAGATGACTTTTGAAGAAGCAACAGCTCTTGCAAAAGAACATGATATTCATGTTGAAAAACATTTCACTTCTGTTGGTCATATTATTAACGAATTCTTTGAAAAATATGTTGAAGAAACTTTGATTCAACCTACTTTCGTTTTTGGTCACCCAAAAGAAATTTCACCACTTGCTAAAATGAATGAAAAAGACCCACGTTTTACTGACCGTTTTGAACTTTTCATCAACGGTAAAGAATACGCCAATGCTTTCAGCGAATTGAATGACCCAATTGACCAATTGGAACGTTTTGAAGCTCAAGCTAAAGCTAAAGAACTTGGGGATGATGAAGCAACTGGTGTCGATTACGATTATGTTGAAGCACTCGAACACGGTATGCCACCAACAGGTGGACTCGGTATCGGGATTGACCGCTTAGTGATGCTCTTTACTGGCACAACTTCAATCCGTGACGTTTTGCTTTTCCCAACTATGAAATAA
- a CDS encoding LysR family transcriptional regulator encodes MFALLETFIAVFETKSFTRAANQCFISQPTATVRIKKLEEELKVHLFSRGQHQEVIPTESAHLLYPKALKTLNDWNELQFSLKNQTPSRKPFKIAASHSSATTVLPLIFKNLIPELEQLNIELMMLDSQEVFDLIRNHEIHFGIIEKPMMDETIETFPLFKDELVLAGNPESDIFFIREAGSGVAHYTHNYLKENNLNPKNLVSVNNNDMIVSQLKAGIGLSLISKRFINENIAFQGLGERYQRIFYGLSFLSEQDKLLKTVIKKIKNLSEF; translated from the coding sequence ATGTTCGCTTTACTCGAAACTTTTATTGCTGTGTTTGAAACCAAAAGCTTTACCAGAGCTGCTAATCAATGTTTTATTTCACAGCCAACCGCAACTGTTAGAATTAAAAAATTGGAGGAAGAACTAAAAGTTCACCTTTTTTCAAGAGGGCAACACCAAGAAGTAATTCCCACAGAAAGTGCCCACCTTCTTTATCCTAAGGCTTTAAAAACGCTCAATGATTGGAATGAATTACAATTTTCCCTAAAAAATCAGACACCTAGTCGTAAACCTTTTAAAATTGCTGCTTCCCATAGTTCAGCAACTACTGTTTTACCTTTGATTTTTAAAAATTTAATTCCTGAACTTGAACAACTTAACATTGAATTAATGATGCTTGATTCTCAAGAGGTTTTTGATTTAATTCGTAATCATGAAATTCATTTTGGAATTATTGAAAAACCGATGATGGATGAAACCATCGAAACTTTCCCACTTTTTAAAGATGAACTCGTTCTTGCTGGCAATCCAGAAAGTGACATCTTTTTTATTCGCGAAGCAGGGTCTGGTGTGGCTCATTATACACATAATTATCTTAAAGAAAATAATCTTAATCCAAAGAATTTGGTCAGCGTCAATAACAATGATATGATTGTCAGTCAACTTAAGGCTGGCATTGGCCTGTCATTGATTTCAAAACGATTTATTAATGAAAATATTGCTTTTCAAGGTCTTGGCGAACGTTATCAACGCATTTTTTATGGTCTTTCTTTTTTGTCTGAACAAGACAAATTGCTCAAAACTGTGATTAAAAAAATCAAAAATTTAAGTGAGTTTTAA
- a CDS encoding YeiH family protein, which yields MSILPGFLLSFAIAIVSYLLNRFIFHSLGSATIAILLGIILGNLYFKQVTLFAGTAWSEKKLLEFSVMFLGATVTFQTIGKLGFSGVGFILIQMISTIIFVLFMGKKLGFSANVSALMASGNAVCGSSAIAAVEPVIGAETSEKRTSIAMVNLMGTILMLSLPFLGTWIFGNNDLLRGALIGGTEQSVGQVVASATMVNPNTTTLATLFKIMRIIMLVFVVLYFGFRSKKQKINEQGPTQIKIKRNSFLPWYVLGFLVLCTLDTLIHFVPEVSATAKFLSGWCETIALAAIGLRLNLVKFIKAGKKLLIYGLSTLVFQVVLALILISLLIK from the coding sequence ATGAGTATTTTGCCAGGCTTTCTGCTCTCCTTTGCCATTGCTATAGTAAGTTATTTACTCAATCGTTTCATCTTCCATAGTTTAGGTTCAGCAACCATTGCAATATTATTAGGAATTATTTTAGGTAATTTGTACTTCAAACAAGTCACTTTGTTTGCAGGAACAGCTTGGTCAGAAAAAAAACTTCTGGAATTTTCAGTGATGTTTTTAGGGGCCACAGTCACTTTCCAAACCATTGGTAAGTTAGGATTCTCCGGAGTAGGATTTATACTAATACAAATGATTTCAACAATTATTTTTGTTTTGTTTATGGGTAAAAAACTAGGATTTTCTGCTAATGTTTCTGCCCTAATGGCTTCTGGGAATGCAGTTTGTGGTTCATCAGCAATTGCCGCAGTTGAACCAGTTATTGGAGCTGAAACCAGTGAGAAAAGAACATCGATTGCGATGGTCAATCTTATGGGAACTATTTTAATGCTAAGTCTTCCATTTTTAGGAACTTGGATATTCGGTAATAATGATTTATTAAGGGGGGCACTGATTGGTGGAACAGAACAATCTGTTGGTCAAGTCGTTGCTTCAGCAACAATGGTAAATCCAAACACAACAACCTTAGCCACTCTATTTAAAATTATGCGAATTATCATGCTCGTTTTTGTTGTTTTATATTTTGGTTTCAGAAGTAAAAAACAAAAAATAAATGAACAAGGACCTACTCAAATAAAAATTAAAAGAAATTCTTTTTTACCATGGTATGTTCTTGGTTTCTTAGTGCTTTGTACTTTAGATACATTGATTCATTTTGTGCCGGAAGTTTCAGCTACCGCAAAATTTCTATCCGGTTGGTGTGAAACCATTGCCTTAGCTGCTATTGGTTTACGACTAAATTTGGTTAAATTTATAAAAGCAGGAAAAAAATTACTGATTTATGGTTTATCTACTTTAGTCTTTCAAGTAGTTCTTGCACTTATTTTAATAAGCCTTTTAATCAAATAA
- a CDS encoding L-lactate dehydrogenase yields MKITSRKVVVIGTGFVGTSIAYSMINQGLVNELLLIDVNQDKAEGEALDLLDGVSWGQENVIVRAGDYKDCKNADIVVVTAGVNQKPGQSRLDLVNTNAKIMRSIVTQVMDSGFDGIFVIASNPVDILTYVAWETSGLDQSRIVGTGTTLDTTRFRKELATKLEIDPRSVHGYIIGEHGDSEVAVWSHTTVGGKPILEFIVKNKKIGVEDLSNLSNKVKNAAYEIIDKKQATYYGIGMSTARIVKAILNNEQAILPVSAYLRGEYGQEGVFTGVPSIVNQNGVREIIELNIDAYEKKQFEKSVSQLKEVIESIK; encoded by the coding sequence ATGAAAATTACAAGCAGAAAAGTAGTTGTTATAGGAACAGGTTTTGTTGGAACAAGTATTGCTTATTCAATGATTAATCAAGGACTTGTTAATGAGTTGCTTTTGATAGATGTTAATCAGGATAAAGCTGAGGGTGAAGCCTTAGATTTATTAGATGGCGTTTCTTGGGGGCAAGAAAATGTTATTGTGAGAGCTGGAGATTACAAGGATTGTAAAAATGCTGATATTGTGGTCGTTACGGCTGGTGTGAATCAAAAACCAGGTCAATCACGTTTAGATTTGGTTAATACAAATGCTAAAATTATGCGCTCAATCGTGACTCAGGTTATGGACTCAGGTTTTGATGGTATTTTTGTAATTGCTTCAAATCCTGTGGATATTCTTACCTATGTCGCTTGGGAAACTTCTGGTCTTGATCAATCTCGAATTGTCGGAACTGGTACAACTTTGGATACTACTCGTTTTAGAAAAGAGTTGGCCACAAAGCTAGAAATTGATCCACGGAGCGTTCATGGATATATTATTGGCGAACATGGCGATTCTGAAGTTGCAGTTTGGTCACACACGACGGTAGGTGGAAAACCTATTCTTGAATTTATTGTTAAAAATAAAAAAATAGGGGTTGAAGATTTGTCTAATTTGTCAAATAAGGTAAAAAATGCTGCCTATGAGATTATTGATAAAAAACAGGCTACTTATTACGGCATTGGAATGAGTACAGCTAGAATTGTCAAAGCCATCTTAAATAATGAACAAGCAATTCTACCAGTTTCTGCCTATTTACGTGGTGAATATGGTCAAGAAGGTGTCTTTACCGGTGTTCCATCTATTGTAAATCAAAATGGTGTTAGAGAAATCATTGAACTAAATATTGATGCTTATGAAAAGAAACAATTTGAAAAATCTGTCAGTCAACTTAAAGAGGTAATAGAATCTATTAAGTAA
- a CDS encoding LysR family transcriptional regulator gives MFSLFETFIVVYETKSFTLAGKYLFISQPTVTVRIKKLEEELKSTLFLRGKHQEIIPTEAAILFYPKAIAYLKKWEEDQAEVQKKSLAKHPFKIGVSHSAALSIMPRIFKVFEDELEHLDVEINMYDSEKVFELVANHDLHFGIIERLLISDQTETFTLFLDELVLAGNTDSETFFTRESGSGIGYYIKRYLKSAPSAQRNIVRMNSNEMIISHIKAGLGSSLISKSFLTDDIPYQELGSNYHREFLGVSFDEEKDPMIQKLISKIKKETEIH, from the coding sequence ATGTTTTCATTATTTGAGACCTTTATCGTCGTTTATGAAACTAAAAGTTTTACCTTAGCTGGAAAATATTTATTTATTTCCCAACCCACTGTAACCGTGAGAATTAAGAAACTCGAAGAAGAATTAAAATCAACATTATTTTTAAGAGGAAAACACCAAGAAATCATTCCGACTGAAGCCGCCATATTATTCTATCCCAAAGCTATTGCCTATCTAAAAAAATGGGAGGAAGACCAAGCTGAAGTTCAAAAAAAATCTCTTGCAAAACATCCTTTCAAAATTGGGGTTTCACACAGTGCTGCTCTAAGTATTATGCCAAGAATCTTTAAAGTATTTGAAGACGAGTTGGAACATTTAGATGTAGAAATTAATATGTATGACTCAGAAAAAGTATTTGAATTAGTTGCAAATCATGATTTACATTTTGGAATCATTGAGCGATTACTCATTAGCGATCAAACCGAAACATTTACTTTATTTTTAGATGAATTAGTACTTGCCGGAAATACGGATTCAGAAACATTCTTTACCAGAGAATCTGGTTCAGGAATTGGATATTATATCAAAAGATATCTCAAATCCGCTCCTTCTGCTCAAAGAAACATTGTTCGTATGAATAGCAATGAGATGATTATTTCCCATATCAAAGCAGGCTTAGGTTCTTCTTTAATTTCTAAATCATTTTTAACTGATGATATCCCTTATCAAGAACTTGGGAGTAATTATCATAGAGAGTTTCTAGGAGTTTCTTTTGATGAAGAAAAAGACCCTATGATTCAAAAATTAATTAGTAAAATAAAAAAAGAAACCGAAATTCATTAG
- a CDS encoding TDT family transporter, translated as MMYSKFISFLKQIPLPICGLILGLISLGNLLYSKGYPILGNSYDMLGLFLMFLILLKIVLAMKHTISTLNDPIVASVSPTFTMSLMVLSVFLKRLSGFSLLANVTWWTALILHLILMMYFIYLHVLPKELKIHDVYPSWFITFVGIGVISATSPDFGLEVGKVVVWITLLFYFILLPIVMHRVFILRKMHKSLLPLITIITAPGSLGLVGYLTVVEAKSKIFVIFLFILSQAIYFITLGLLTKLLRNAFYPSYAAFTFPLVISATAVNLTSKLSVFQFLNLELLANMEIPIAIAIVTYVLIRYCIFLGSKLIQIMSEKYSPESI; from the coding sequence ATGATGTATTCAAAATTCATATCATTTTTAAAACAAATTCCCCTTCCGATATGTGGCTTAATTTTGGGTTTAATATCCTTAGGGAATCTCCTTTACAGTAAAGGTTACCCTATTTTAGGAAATTCTTACGATATGTTAGGTTTATTCCTGATGTTTTTAATTTTGCTCAAGATAGTACTGGCAATGAAACATACAATTTCGACTTTGAATGACCCAATTGTAGCCTCTGTTTCACCAACTTTTACGATGTCTTTAATGGTACTAAGCGTATTTTTAAAACGTTTGTCCGGCTTTAGTCTTCTTGCGAATGTTACTTGGTGGACTGCTTTAATCTTGCATCTTATCTTAATGATGTATTTTATTTATCTTCATGTGCTACCAAAAGAATTAAAAATACATGATGTTTATCCAAGCTGGTTTATTACTTTTGTAGGCATTGGGGTAATATCGGCAACATCACCAGATTTCGGTCTTGAAGTGGGTAAAGTTGTGGTTTGGATAACATTACTCTTTTACTTTATTCTTCTTCCTATTGTTATGCATAGAGTTTTCATTTTACGAAAAATGCACAAATCTTTACTTCCTTTGATTACAATTATCACGGCACCAGGTTCACTTGGTTTAGTAGGATACCTCACTGTTGTAGAAGCAAAATCTAAAATATTCGTTATCTTTTTATTTATTTTATCGCAAGCTATCTATTTTATAACTTTAGGCTTGCTGACAAAACTTTTGAGAAATGCCTTTTATCCTAGTTATGCTGCCTTTACATTTCCTCTCGTTATTTCTGCAACTGCGGTAAATTTAACAAGTAAACTCAGCGTTTTTCAGTTCCTGAATTTAGAATTATTAGCGAATATGGAAATCCCTATAGCAATTGCAATCGTTACTTATGTGCTCATCAGATACTGTATTTTTTTAGGATCAAAATTAATTCAGATTATGTCTGAAAAATATTCTCCTGAAAGTATATAA
- the thiI gene encoding tRNA uracil 4-sulfurtransferase ThiI → MTVLYDEIMVRYGELSTKGKNRGYFINRLAKNIREVLADMPELKITAVRDRAHIELNGADYAEVSNRLTKVFGIQNFSPSIKVEKSMPIIKEEVVALFKEIYSEGQTFKIATRRADHNFELDSTELNIALGDVVFDNFSYAKVQMKKPDITLRVEIRQDATYLSFEDIKGAGGMPVGTAGRGHLMLSGGIDSPVAGYLALKRGVEIEAVHFASPPYTSPGALKKAKDLAAKLTVFGGSITFIEVPFTEIQEEIKAKAPQAYLMTITRRFMMRVVDRVREERGGKVIINGESLGQVASQTLGSMSAINEVTNTPVIRPVVTMDKNEIIEIAEKIDTFNLSILPFEDCCTVFAPPSPKTNPKLENCIQYEKRMDVEGMVDRAVKGIMLTTITGENWDQTKEEEFADFL, encoded by the coding sequence ATGACTGTATTATATGATGAAATCATGGTTCGTTATGGTGAACTTTCAACCAAAGGAAAAAATCGTGGTTACTTTATCAATCGTTTGGCAAAAAATATCCGCGAAGTCCTTGCAGATATGCCTGAATTAAAAATTACAGCAGTAAGAGATAGAGCACACATTGAACTTAATGGAGCAGATTATGCTGAAGTTTCAAATCGTTTAACAAAAGTTTTTGGAATCCAAAATTTTTCACCTTCAATCAAAGTCGAAAAATCAATGCCCATTATCAAAGAAGAAGTTGTGGCACTTTTTAAGGAGATTTATAGCGAAGGGCAGACTTTTAAAATTGCTACCAGACGAGCTGACCATAACTTTGAATTAGATTCAACAGAATTAAATATTGCTTTAGGAGATGTTGTTTTTGATAATTTCTCTTACGCAAAAGTACAAATGAAAAAGCCTGATATCACATTGCGCGTTGAAATCAGACAAGATGCGACTTATCTTAGTTTTGAAGATATAAAAGGTGCTGGAGGAATGCCAGTCGGAACAGCAGGACGTGGACATCTAATGCTCTCAGGTGGAATTGATTCACCAGTTGCAGGTTATTTAGCGTTGAAACGCGGAGTTGAGATTGAGGCTGTTCACTTTGCTAGCCCTCCTTACACTTCACCAGGAGCTTTGAAGAAAGCCAAAGACTTAGCAGCTAAATTAACCGTTTTTGGAGGTTCAATTACCTTTATTGAAGTACCATTTACCGAGATTCAAGAAGAAATAAAAGCCAAGGCTCCACAAGCATATTTGATGACAATTACACGCCGTTTTATGATGCGCGTGGTTGATCGGGTTCGTGAAGAACGTGGTGGAAAAGTGATTATTAATGGAGAATCTTTGGGACAAGTTGCTAGCCAAACGCTTGGCTCAATGTCTGCCATTAATGAAGTAACTAATACTCCAGTTATTCGACCAGTAGTAACAATGGATAAAAATGAAATTATTGAAATAGCTGAAAAAATCGATACTTTTAATTTATCAATTCTACCATTTGAAGATTGTTGTACTGTCTTTGCACCACCTTCTCCAAAAACAAATCCAAAACTTGAAAATTGTATTCAATATGAAAAGAGAATGGATGTTGAGGGGATGGTTGACCGTGCGGTCAAAGGAATTATGCTCACAACAATTACTGGTGAAAACTGGGACCAAACTAAAGAAGAAGAGTTTGCTGATTTCTTATAA